A genomic segment from Orientia tsutsugamushi str. Boryong encodes:
- a CDS encoding zinc-binding dehydrogenase: MHKQKLYRITYGNSNPRFELVEADIPTPKDDEILIKHTAIGINFQDYEHYKKTLVSISKPVITNNEKSFGVYSNIKQAIKSFLHNPSNQATQATQATQATQVSSDNNIASNNTFSNIVTITPGIEAVGIVHKIGKLVKDFQVGQRVGYCTVTDGAYSQYRTINSNYVFKIQDSISDEAAAANLVKGMTAHYLMRRTFYVQPNMTILIHAASSAVGQTMLRLVKEYKATAIATIGNDDQEKKSILQNLECEYILNYNNPDWVNQVKEITNNKGVNVVYDCLGRQTVLESIDCLMPFGLMVLLGQITGSVNTIDPQLLTQKSLFFTMPQLQYYKQDNIELLLSALEVFALIEKGVLPKKANQIYKFDNVVQAMHDIENHRNLGTKIVLL, from the coding sequence ATGCATAAACAAAAATTATATCGTATAACTTATGGTAATAGTAATCCAAGGTTTGAATTAGTTGAAGCAGATATTCCTACTCCAAAAGATGACGAAATACTAATTAAACACACTGCTATCGGAATTAATTTTCAAGATTATGAACATTATAAAAAAACTCTAGTTTCTATATCTAAACCAGTTATAACAAATAATGAGAAGTCGTTTGGAGTATACAGCAACATCAAGCAAGCAATTAAGTCTTTTTTACATAATCCTTCTAATCAAGCTACTCAGGCTACTCAGGCTACTCAGGCTACTCAAGTAAGCAGTGATAATAATATTGCATCAAATAATACATTTAGTAATATTGTTACAATCACACCTGGCATAGAAGCAGTTGGTATAGTGCATAAAATAGGAAAATTAGTTAAAGATTTTCAAGTAGGACAACGAGTTGGCTATTGTACCGTTACAGATGGAGCATATAGCCAATATAGAACAATAAATTCTAACTATGTTTTTAAAATTCAAGATTCTATATCTGATGAAGCAGCAGCAGCAAATTTAGTTAAAGGAATGACTGCTCATTATTTGATGAGAAGAACTTTTTATGTACAGCCAAATATGACTATACTAATTCATGCTGCTAGTAGCGCTGTTGGCCAAACAATGCTTAGACTTGTAAAAGAATATAAAGCTACAGCAATAGCTACTATAGGCAATGATGACCAAGAAAAGAAATCTATTCTTCAAAATCTTGAATGTGAATATATATTAAATTATAATAATCCAGATTGGGTAAATCAAGTAAAAGAAATTACTAATAATAAAGGAGTTAATGTAGTTTATGATTGTTTAGGACGGCAAACTGTTTTAGAATCTATTGACTGCTTAATGCCGTTTGGATTAATGGTTCTTTTGGGTCAAATTACCGGTAGCGTTAATACAATTGATCCGCAATTACTAACTCAAAAATCTTTATTTTTTACAATGCCACAATTACAGTATTATAAACAAGATAATATAGAGCTTTTGCTTAGTGCTCTGGAAGTATTTGCTCTAATAGAAAAAGGAGTATTACCTAAAAAAGCAAATCAAATTTACAAATTTGATAACGTAGTACAAGCAATGCATGATATAGAAAATCATAGAAATTTAGGCACTAAAATTGTACTGTTATAA
- a CDS encoding tyrosine-type recombinase/integrase yields MGIIRKESCMWNKKAQAQESRSRYVTNEEMRRLMAVLKEKGNSQLTESQKRAERSGKIFTFISLFTAARKSNVSGMRWDEISLSEKIWCIPKTKSKNGKTLYIGLADKLIEVLQTRKLCSKSEWVLPSSADNSKHISSSTMHRAWAKIRKKAGIQNVTIHDLRRTFATWMKNNGETLDTISQILGHSNTNITKIYTIHSLDKATIATNKVVENMLSIFGTNVCLNEILSGIVP; encoded by the coding sequence GTGGGGATTATTAGAAAAGAATCCTGTATGTGGAATAAAAAGGCACAAGCACAAGAATCAAGATCTAGATATGTAACAAATGAAGAAATGAGAAGACTTATGGCCGTGCTAAAAGAAAAGGGAAATAGTCAATTAACAGAATCGCAAAAGCGAGCAGAACGATCAGGAAAAATTTTTACATTTATAAGTTTATTCACTGCAGCACGTAAAAGTAATGTATCAGGAATGAGATGGGACGAGATAAGCCTTAGCGAAAAAATATGGTGTATACCAAAAACTAAGAGTAAAAATGGTAAAACTCTATATATAGGGTTAGCTGATAAATTAATAGAAGTATTGCAAACCAGAAAACTATGCTCAAAAAGTGAATGGGTATTGCCAAGTTCAGCAGACAATAGTAAACACATATCAAGTTCAACAATGCATCGAGCATGGGCTAAGATTCGAAAAAAAGCCGGAATACAGAATGTAACAATACATGATCTTAGAAGAACGTTTGCAACTTGGATGAAAAATAATGGTGAAACACTAGATACAATATCTCAAATATTAGGACATAGTAATACTAATATAACTAAAATTTATACTATACATAGTTTAGATAAGGCAACAATTGCTACAAATAAAGTTGTCGAAAATATGCTGAGTATATTCGGTACCAATGTTTGTTTGAACGAGATACTATCTGGAATAGTGCCATAA
- a CDS encoding phage integrase central domain-containing protein → MDERRKINKERREKREKRLKLKNELTFGQVHVKYTEYSSLYHKSWKIMAQRVKRYLESLYNTKISEITKEDIQKLFDEKTAKKHYVTANSILKLLSPIFNKAIEWGLLEKNPVCGIKRHKHKNQDLDM, encoded by the coding sequence ATGGATGAAAGACGGAAGATAAATAAAGAAAGAAGAGAAAAAAGAGAGAAGAGGCTTAAATTAAAGAATGAACTAACATTCGGACAGGTGCATGTAAAATATACTGAATATAGTAGTCTTTATCATAAAAGTTGGAAAATAATGGCTCAAAGAGTAAAGAGATATCTAGAATCTTTATACAATACAAAGATATCTGAGATTACCAAAGAAGATATTCAGAAGCTTTTTGACGAAAAAACAGCAAAGAAACACTATGTAACAGCAAACAGTATTCTAAAACTGTTAAGCCCTATATTTAATAAGGCTATAGAGTGGGGATTATTAGAAAAGAATCCTGTATGTGGAATAAAAAGGCACAAGCACAAGAATCAAGATCTAGATATGTAA
- a CDS encoding TraE/TraK family type IV conjugative transfer system protein, with translation MNYLNQFRKRSNKCLLSVTILLAAANIIAIMAAITKEEKWLLIPAIEPDRKMTVSSKNYHETYLKEWAIYVTKLLFTTSPNEVERQIADMKVASSNTESLNKFFHDHLQFVKGSNVSSVFFPKKVEVMKDGVLISGTLRYWFSDSKHIAIDKTYFLTYKRSPNYLLLLSGVNKKKIKLA, from the coding sequence TTGAACTACCTTAACCAGTTTCGAAAGAGGTCTAATAAATGCTTACTTTCAGTAACTATATTGCTAGCTGCAGCTAATATAATTGCGATAATGGCTGCAATTACCAAAGAAGAAAAGTGGTTGTTAATTCCAGCAATAGAGCCTGATCGTAAAATGACGGTTTCATCGAAAAATTACCATGAAACCTATTTAAAGGAATGGGCAATTTATGTGACGAAACTCTTATTTACTACTTCTCCAAATGAGGTAGAAAGACAAATAGCAGACATGAAAGTGGCATCTAGTAATACTGAATCTTTAAATAAATTTTTTCATGATCACTTGCAATTTGTCAAAGGTTCAAATGTGTCTTCAGTATTTTTTCCAAAGAAGGTTGAGGTGATGAAAGATGGAGTATTAATTAGTGGAACGCTTCGCTACTGGTTTAGCGATAGTAAACATATAGCTATCGATAAGACTTACTTTCTGACTTACAAGCGAAGTCCTAATTACCTTTTGTTATTGAGTGGTGTTAATAAGAAAAAAATAAAACTGGCTTAA
- a CDS encoding sodium:solute symporter, whose amino-acid sequence MNNKLLLVAAILTISVGGGTIFGIAEKTFSDSCAWGYGLIFAVVADILIALLVIPQFSHHHGFISIGDITYKHYGNYGRIITGIGAVLCAIGYLAAQISVSGKIFEFIFGIKCSESLILSYLIIIIYTAVEGSKAVTTTYLLRFVAMVLAIFVVPAIGSYRLGIDNIVNQILPIKYSLYNSELVWSTIKIALCFSIMGFQPSLIQKVLANGSTTEIKHAIIIKSCLYIFFIICIAVNGLITFCVVSPQLAPMPLLIMLDSFFSPTIQGILLVGLLSITIATAQTNLSVISISMVNDIINPLIRLNKATVSFLLTQVITIISGSISICIALNFYSVIDLVIFMSGFWTAPLLVPIILGLFDIKISTKAFICSSLLGLSLFIIWEYYSLSSIFGVSGGLIGTIANFLCFILVKLTKVRYKKWILDIAKPL is encoded by the coding sequence ATGAATAATAAATTGCTACTTGTTGCTGCTATTTTAACTATTTCAGTTGGAGGAGGAACTATATTTGGCATTGCTGAAAAAACTTTTAGTGATAGTTGTGCATGGGGATATGGTCTAATATTTGCAGTAGTAGCTGATATCTTAATAGCATTACTAGTTATACCTCAATTCAGCCATCATCATGGCTTTATTAGCATTGGCGATATTACATATAAACATTATGGTAACTACGGACGGATTATTACTGGAATTGGAGCAGTTTTATGCGCAATAGGATATCTCGCTGCGCAAATTAGTGTTAGCGGAAAGATTTTTGAGTTTATATTTGGAATTAAATGCTCAGAAAGTTTGATATTAAGCTATCTAATAATTATCATTTATACTGCTGTTGAAGGAAGTAAAGCTGTAACCACTACTTACCTGTTACGGTTTGTAGCTATGGTATTAGCAATTTTTGTAGTTCCTGCTATAGGAAGTTACAGACTAGGCATTGACAATATAGTAAATCAAATCTTACCGATAAAATATTCTTTATACAATTCAGAATTAGTATGGAGTACTATTAAAATAGCTTTATGTTTTTCTATTATGGGGTTTCAGCCAAGCCTGATTCAAAAAGTATTAGCAAATGGTAGTACAACAGAAATTAAGCATGCAATTATTATCAAATCTTGCTTATATATATTTTTTATAATCTGCATTGCAGTTAATGGCTTGATAACATTTTGTGTTGTATCACCACAGTTAGCTCCTATGCCTTTGCTAATTATGCTTGACAGCTTTTTTTCACCAACAATACAAGGAATTTTACTAGTAGGATTATTATCTATCACTATTGCTACAGCTCAAACTAATCTTAGCGTTATATCAATTAGTATGGTTAATGACATAATCAATCCATTAATTCGCCTTAATAAGGCAACTGTATCATTTTTGCTAACACAAGTTATTACTATAATTAGTGGTAGCATTTCTATATGCATAGCACTAAATTTTTATAGTGTAATTGATCTTGTAATATTCATGAGTGGTTTCTGGACTGCTCCTTTATTAGTACCAATTATTTTAGGACTATTTGATATAAAAATTAGTACTAAAGCTTTCATATGCAGCAGCTTATTAGGATTATCGCTGTTCATTATATGGGAATATTATAGCTTATCATCAATTTTTGGCGTGTCTGGTGGCTTAATTGGTACTATTGCTAACTTTTTATGCTTTATCTTAGTTAAATTAACCAAAGTTCGATATAAGAAATGGATCTTAGATATAGCTAAGCCACTATAA
- a CDS encoding MFS transporter has protein sequence MGVITKKNPQLQIWLLGFISGFTLLINSNTLNFWLASEGISKSNIGLFSIIFLPYSINFLWAPLLDSKKIICLSSLLGHRISWLVIIQLLLAISIFIMSHLSPATELYMISIVAFIISVLSSTQNVILGAIRSSIVQSNKQGLFSGVYIFGYRVAMIISGSGAMYYSTVISWKSIYQIFSLIIILFSIILIVFAKEFNNTDSNNLQIKNTQLEINKSSMSLAFFFTELTKHIGSFRTVLVLLVFLIVCRIPDNFIWTMLSSFFLEIGFTAKEIAFAGKFLGTISAICGGLIASRIMHKITILDGLIYFGFLHAISHSCFIILDVFGKNLSILVIVNIFESLTGGMVMSSYIALISSLCKGYYRSTQYSFLSSMMGISRIFPVIAGYIIEAIGWRWFFVIVTINAILAVILAKLLAKILKT, from the coding sequence ATGGGAGTGATAACAAAAAAAAATCCGCAATTGCAAATTTGGTTACTAGGATTTATTAGCGGCTTTACTCTACTAATTAATAGCAATACACTAAACTTTTGGCTAGCGTCAGAAGGTATCAGCAAATCAAATATTGGACTATTTTCGATCATATTTTTACCCTACTCTATAAATTTTCTCTGGGCGCCTTTACTAGACTCAAAAAAGATAATTTGCCTTTCATCTCTTTTAGGGCATAGAATAAGCTGGTTAGTTATTATTCAGTTGTTGCTTGCTATAAGCATATTTATTATGAGTCATTTATCTCCGGCAACTGAACTATATATGATCAGTATAGTAGCGTTTATAATCTCAGTTTTAAGTTCAACGCAAAATGTAATATTAGGCGCAATTCGATCTTCAATAGTGCAAAGTAATAAACAAGGACTATTTTCTGGAGTATATATTTTTGGTTATAGAGTTGCCATGATAATTTCTGGATCAGGAGCAATGTACTATTCAACAGTTATAAGCTGGAAAAGCATCTATCAGATTTTTTCTTTAATAATTATATTATTTTCTATAATACTAATAGTCTTTGCTAAAGAATTCAACAATACAGATTCAAACAATCTTCAAATCAAAAATACACAATTGGAAATAAATAAATCTTCTATGTCATTAGCTTTTTTTTTTACTGAGCTAACTAAGCACATAGGTTCATTTAGAACAGTACTAGTATTATTAGTGTTTTTAATTGTTTGTAGAATACCGGATAACTTTATTTGGACTATGCTAAGCTCTTTTTTTTTAGAGATAGGTTTTACGGCTAAGGAAATAGCCTTTGCTGGAAAATTTTTAGGAACAATTAGCGCTATTTGTGGTGGACTAATAGCTAGTCGTATTATGCATAAAATAACAATATTAGATGGTCTAATTTATTTTGGATTTTTACATGCTATATCTCATTCTTGTTTCATTATTTTAGATGTTTTTGGCAAAAATTTAAGTATATTGGTAATAGTTAATATATTTGAAAGCTTGACTGGAGGCATGGTAATGTCTAGTTATATTGCTTTAATTAGTTCATTATGCAAAGGTTATTATAGATCAACTCAATATTCTTTTCTAAGTTCTATGATGGGAATATCAAGAATTTTTCCAGTCATAGCTGGGTACATAATTGAAGCTATAGGTTGGCGATGGTTCTTTGTTATCGTAACAATTAATGCTATATTAGCTGTCATACTAGCTAAATTGCTAGCAAAAATTTTAAAAACTTGA